One Kineococcus aurantiacus genomic window carries:
- a CDS encoding type II secretion system protein: MSDLHLALGTGALTAGGIVVLSAALVRPRPSVATQVARLDQLRRSHQRSALSAAEAAASAAPDRGLFGLSATFGRAMARLADRLEVLASDRGWRLRRTRADLAVLGRPTGEFLATKVVAALVLVLLAPVCWLVLRTFGVPLPGGVPLSLALVLGGAGFCVPDLALRSDATRRRRDFRRVVGVFSDLVAMNLAGGRGLPEALLSSASVSDYWALVRIRQALSGARLSGSTPWQALGALGTELAVAELTDLAGALALAADDGAKIRASLAARSATLRRRDMADVEGEAGEKSQSMLVAQLVLCTAFMVFLAFPAVHNLMATS, encoded by the coding sequence GTGAGCGACCTGCACCTGGCCCTGGGGACCGGCGCCCTGACCGCCGGCGGGATCGTCGTGCTGTCCGCCGCGCTCGTGCGGCCCCGGCCGTCGGTGGCCACGCAGGTGGCCCGGCTGGACCAGCTGCGCCGCTCCCACCAGCGCAGCGCCCTGTCGGCGGCCGAGGCCGCGGCCTCGGCGGCCCCCGATCGCGGCCTGTTCGGGCTGTCGGCGACGTTCGGGCGCGCGATGGCGCGGCTGGCCGACCGGCTGGAGGTCCTGGCCAGCGACCGCGGCTGGCGGTTGCGCCGCACGCGCGCCGACCTGGCCGTCCTGGGCCGGCCCACGGGGGAGTTCCTCGCGACGAAGGTCGTGGCGGCGCTGGTGCTGGTGCTGCTGGCCCCGGTCTGCTGGCTCGTCCTGCGCACCTTCGGCGTCCCGCTGCCCGGCGGGGTGCCGCTGTCGCTGGCGCTCGTGCTGGGCGGAGCGGGGTTCTGCGTCCCCGACCTGGCGCTGCGCAGCGACGCCACCCGGCGGCGGCGGGACTTCCGGCGCGTCGTCGGGGTGTTCTCCGACCTCGTCGCCATGAACCTCGCCGGGGGCCGCGGGCTGCCGGAGGCGCTGCTCAGCTCGGCCTCCGTCAGCGACTACTGGGCGCTGGTCCGCATCCGCCAGGCCCTGTCCGGGGCCCGGCTGTCGGGCAGCACCCCGTGGCAGGCGCTCGGCGCGCTCGGCACCGAGCTGGCGGTCGCCGAGCTCACCGACCTCGCCGGTGCGCTGGCCCTGGCCGCCGACGACGGCGCGAAGATCCGCGCCTCCCTGGCGGCCCGCTCGGCGACGCTGCGGCGCCGGGACATGGCCGACGTCGAGGGCGAGGCGGGGGAGAAGTCCCAGTCGATGCTCGTCGCCCAACTCGTGCTGTGCACCGCCTTCATGGTGTTCCTCGCGTTCCCCGCCGTCCACAACCTCATGGCCACCTCGTGA
- a CDS encoding type II secretion system F family protein codes for MTLAPEFSAALAAAVAGSGVLLTALGLAGRVAGPSSRPGRRRTALLGRQALFGLAAGVLTLVLTRWVVAGVGIGLLVACWQRLLGGNAEENRGIARLEALANWTESLRDTIAGAIGLEQAIPATAGTSAPALRPSLNLLVDRLRIREPLPDALLRFADDVDDPSADVVVAALVLNARLRGPGLRDVLTALATSTREELDVRRRIEASRRSIRRSVQIVLLIVLGVMGLLAVFNRDYVAPYSSFAGQVALVLVAALMVAGLTWLRRLARVETHERFLAGVSPR; via the coding sequence GTGACGCTCGCCCCGGAGTTCTCCGCCGCCCTCGCCGCGGCCGTGGCCGGGTCGGGGGTCCTGCTGACGGCCCTGGGCCTGGCGGGCCGGGTCGCGGGGCCGAGCTCGCGCCCGGGCCGGCGGCGCACCGCGCTGCTGGGCCGGCAGGCGCTGTTCGGCCTGGCCGCCGGGGTCCTCACCCTCGTCCTGACCCGCTGGGTCGTGGCGGGGGTCGGCATCGGCCTGCTCGTCGCGTGCTGGCAGCGGCTGCTGGGCGGCAACGCCGAGGAGAACCGCGGCATCGCCCGGCTGGAGGCGCTGGCGAACTGGACGGAGTCGTTGCGCGACACCATCGCCGGGGCCATCGGCCTGGAGCAGGCGATCCCGGCGACCGCCGGGACGTCCGCGCCGGCGCTGCGCCCCTCGCTGAACCTGCTCGTGGACCGGCTGCGCATCCGCGAACCCCTGCCCGACGCGCTGCTGCGGTTCGCCGACGACGTCGACGACCCCAGCGCCGACGTGGTGGTGGCCGCGCTCGTGCTCAACGCCCGGCTGCGCGGCCCCGGTCTGCGCGACGTCCTCACGGCGCTGGCGACCTCGACGCGCGAGGAGCTGGACGTGCGCCGGCGCATCGAGGCCAGCCGCCGCAGCATCCGCCGCAGCGTGCAGATCGTCCTGCTCATCGTCCTGGGCGTCATGGGCCTGCTGGCCGTCTTCAACCGCGACTACGTCGCGCCCTACTCCTCCTTCGCCGGGCAGGTCGCGCTGGTCCTCGTCGCGGCGCTCATGGTCGCCGGCCTCACGTGGCTGCGGCGCCTGGCCCGGGTCGAGACCCACGAGCGGTTCCTGGCGGGGGTGAGCCCGCGGTGA
- a CDS encoding CpaF family protein yields MSATLAERHGLEGGVDHDLVRRLRGAVADRLSAQRRRDDAEGRRPMSAGDERQFARSLVVQVLEDHARAELEAGLAPLSAAGEEAVAAAIVAALFGVGRLQPLLEDPDVENVDINGCDRVFVSYADGREELHGAVAESDEDLVELVQVLASNVGLTSRPFDAANPQLDLRLPDGSRLSAVMGVCQRPALSIRRARLSSATLADLVRSGTLTEDLAGFLRAAVRARKNIMIAGSTNSGKTTMLRALAAEIPAHERLITVERALELGLDAQPGHPNAVAFEERLPNSEGVGGVTMAELVRRSLRMNPSRVIVGEVLGDEIVTMLNAMSQGNDGSLSTIHANSSAEVFNRIATYALQAEEHLPVEASHMLIAGAVDFVVFLDKQNTYHSGGGLRRVVASVREVTGVDGRVLSSEVFLAGPDGVARAHAPLQCADDLEAAGYVAPVLDRWGS; encoded by the coding sequence GTGAGCGCCACCCTGGCCGAGCGGCACGGCCTCGAGGGCGGGGTCGACCACGACCTCGTCCGCCGGTTGCGCGGCGCCGTCGCCGACCGCCTGTCCGCCCAGCGCCGCCGCGACGACGCCGAGGGCCGGCGCCCCATGTCCGCCGGCGACGAGCGGCAGTTCGCCCGGTCCCTCGTCGTGCAGGTCCTGGAGGACCACGCCCGCGCCGAGCTGGAGGCCGGTCTCGCGCCGCTGTCCGCCGCGGGGGAGGAGGCCGTCGCCGCGGCCATCGTCGCCGCGCTGTTCGGCGTCGGTCGCCTGCAGCCGCTGCTGGAGGACCCCGACGTCGAGAACGTCGACATCAACGGCTGCGACCGCGTGTTCGTCTCCTACGCCGACGGCCGCGAGGAGCTGCACGGCGCCGTCGCCGAGTCCGACGAGGACCTCGTCGAGCTCGTCCAGGTCCTCGCCTCGAACGTGGGCCTGACCAGCCGCCCCTTCGACGCCGCCAACCCGCAGCTGGACTTGCGGCTGCCCGACGGCTCGCGCCTGTCGGCCGTCATGGGCGTGTGCCAGCGGCCCGCCCTGAGCATCCGCCGCGCCCGGCTGTCCAGCGCCACGCTCGCCGACCTGGTGCGCTCGGGGACCCTGACGGAGGACCTGGCCGGGTTCCTGCGGGCGGCCGTGCGGGCCCGCAAGAACATCATGATCGCCGGGTCGACGAACTCGGGGAAGACGACGATGCTGCGCGCGCTCGCCGCCGAGATCCCCGCCCACGAGCGGCTCATCACCGTCGAGCGCGCCCTGGAGCTGGGCCTGGACGCCCAGCCGGGGCACCCCAACGCCGTCGCCTTCGAGGAACGGCTGCCGAACTCCGAAGGGGTCGGCGGGGTGACGATGGCCGAGCTCGTGCGCCGCTCGCTGCGCATGAACCCCAGCCGCGTCATCGTCGGTGAGGTCCTGGGCGACGAGATCGTCACGATGCTCAACGCCATGAGCCAGGGCAACGACGGGTCGCTGTCGACGATCCACGCGAACTCCTCCGCGGAGGTGTTCAACCGCATCGCCACGTACGCGCTGCAGGCCGAGGAGCACCTGCCGGTCGAGGCCAGCCACATGCTCATCGCCGGGGCCGTGGACTTCGTCGTGTTCCTCGACAAGCAGAACACCTACCACTCCGGCGGCGGTCTGCGCCGCGTGGTCGCCAGCGTCCGCGAGGTGACCGGCGTCGACGGCCGCGTCCTGAGCTCGGAGGTCTTCCTCGCCGGTCCCGACGGGGTCGCGCGGGCCCACGCGCCGCTGCAGTGCGCCGACGACCTCGAGGCCGCCGGGTACGTCGCGCCCGTCCTGGACCGGTGGGGTTCGTGA
- a CDS encoding recombinase family protein, producing MVERAAVYCRISQDTQGLALGVTRQRDACVDLAGRNDWAVDHVLVDNDVSAYLGRERPAYQELLRLIAADSIDIVVAWAPDRLHRSPAELETFIDLLERHRVNVVTVQAGRWDLSTASGRMTARVLGSVARHESELKGERVAAAAAQRAQQGRRSSWLPYGWRREVDAVTGVTHEVLHEEQAAVIVRIADELLAGRSMNSIARGLTTDDVATPSGVPWKPQLVRRLVKRQSNAARREHNGIVVGEAAWPAILPGEKLDRVLALLNDPARRTAASTRAVHLLAGLARCGICSETMRCGRTARSSARIYRCSGRGCTQRDADRLDELVVGAALTRLRQPDARKLLVASRNGDAAAARAQLEADELQARLDLAADQYADGLLDARSHLRIVERLRPKMAAARAAARAALPTPGLADLVDAVDVHAAWDRLDLAQRRAVINALLTITVHRPPRTGRTFHRESIDLRFGHDQG from the coding sequence ATGGTTGAACGGGCCGCGGTCTACTGCCGGATCTCGCAGGACACACAGGGCCTCGCGCTCGGCGTGACACGGCAGCGCGACGCATGCGTCGACCTTGCCGGCCGCAACGACTGGGCCGTCGATCACGTACTCGTCGACAACGACGTCAGCGCGTACTTGGGACGTGAACGACCCGCCTATCAAGAACTGTTGCGGCTGATCGCCGCCGACAGCATTGACATCGTTGTCGCGTGGGCACCTGACCGGCTGCACCGATCCCCGGCCGAGCTCGAGACGTTCATCGACCTGCTTGAGCGGCACCGCGTAAACGTCGTCACGGTGCAAGCGGGCCGATGGGACCTGTCGACCGCGTCGGGTCGGATGACGGCTCGAGTGCTTGGGTCGGTCGCTCGACACGAGTCCGAGCTCAAGGGTGAGCGGGTCGCAGCGGCTGCCGCGCAGCGAGCTCAACAGGGGCGCCGGTCGTCGTGGTTGCCGTACGGCTGGCGGCGCGAGGTCGATGCCGTCACGGGGGTTACGCACGAGGTGCTGCATGAAGAGCAGGCCGCAGTGATCGTTCGAATTGCTGACGAGCTACTCGCCGGACGCAGCATGAACTCGATAGCGCGCGGGCTGACCACTGACGACGTCGCGACGCCATCAGGGGTGCCATGGAAGCCGCAGCTTGTGCGCCGGCTGGTCAAGCGGCAGTCGAACGCAGCTCGTCGCGAGCACAATGGCATCGTGGTCGGTGAGGCGGCTTGGCCCGCGATCTTGCCCGGCGAGAAACTCGATCGCGTGCTCGCGCTGCTGAACGACCCAGCGAGGCGCACCGCAGCGTCAACCCGAGCCGTTCACCTGCTCGCAGGTCTGGCCCGCTGCGGAATTTGCAGCGAGACGATGCGCTGCGGCAGGACCGCTCGATCGTCGGCGCGGATCTATCGCTGCTCTGGGCGTGGCTGTACGCAGCGGGACGCCGACCGTCTCGACGAGCTCGTCGTCGGTGCCGCTCTTACGCGCCTACGGCAACCCGACGCGCGCAAGTTGCTCGTCGCGTCGAGGAATGGCGATGCCGCCGCGGCGCGAGCGCAGCTAGAGGCCGACGAACTGCAGGCGCGCCTCGACCTAGCAGCTGATCAGTACGCCGACGGACTGCTCGACGCACGGTCTCACCTGCGCATCGTCGAGCGGCTGCGCCCTAAGATGGCGGCCGCTCGCGCCGCCGCCCGCGCAGCGCTGCCAACGCCGGGTCTAGCCGATCTCGTCGACGCCGTCGATGTACACGCAGCGTGGGACCGGCTCGACCTGGCGCAGCGTCGCGCGGTGATCAACGCGCTGCTGACGATCACCGTGCACCGCCCTCCGCGCACCGGCCGCACCTTCCACCGCGAGTCCATCGACCTACGCTTCGGCCACGACCAGGGGTAG
- a CDS encoding helix-turn-helix domain-containing protein produces MTFTRSRVHTFNGPNLRKLRTDSAKSRELLAIELGCTAESVKAWENGSREPTLATAASLAIILRVSLDELVRREASTDAA; encoded by the coding sequence ATGACCTTCACGCGATCCCGCGTGCATACGTTCAATGGCCCCAACCTCCGCAAGCTCCGGACCGACAGCGCGAAGTCTCGCGAACTGCTCGCGATTGAACTCGGCTGCACGGCTGAGAGCGTCAAGGCGTGGGAGAACGGCAGCAGAGAACCCACCCTCGCGACGGCAGCATCGCTCGCGATCATCCTCCGCGTCTCGCTCGACGAACTCGTGCGTCGGGAGGCGAGCACCGATGCCGCGTAA
- a CDS encoding AAA family ATPase, translating into MIEAYDGDVPAPWDEPGQHTPVELIPPTWAPIDLRDVLEGTHVPEEPALFVRTDGHGLLYPGRVHSFHGEPESGKSLVAQAEAARVLTDGGRVLFVDFESDRGTVALRLLALGASVEAILERFHYVRPEGPPSLPHEQQAWTELLAQRFDLAVLDGVTEALSLAGIASKDNDAVTLWVRRVPRAIAHRTGAAVVVIDHVVKDSDSRGRYAIGGQAKLAALDGAAYVVDVVQPLGRGLRGVLSLRVAKDRPGAVRGFAGKPRRDRTAEAARVTVDSTGPDDRIVVTVDPPVAAAPADDDLGGSRPWRPTALMEKVSRLLEDSRDPVVGSTVTAAVRGKRTAVSAALDLLVAEQYVARVMHGRAQRHHCLRPYRQTDDPLSDLYQPRDASDLAQQPPRALDVMRPASRVNTRVRDA; encoded by the coding sequence GTGATCGAGGCGTACGACGGCGACGTGCCCGCCCCGTGGGACGAACCCGGCCAGCACACCCCCGTCGAGCTGATCCCGCCGACATGGGCGCCGATCGACCTGCGCGACGTCCTCGAGGGCACCCACGTCCCGGAGGAGCCGGCGCTGTTCGTCCGCACCGACGGACATGGGCTGCTGTACCCGGGGCGGGTGCACAGCTTCCACGGGGAGCCGGAGAGCGGGAAGTCCCTCGTGGCGCAGGCCGAAGCCGCCCGCGTCCTGACCGACGGCGGGCGGGTGCTGTTCGTCGACTTCGAGTCCGATCGGGGGACGGTCGCGCTGCGGCTGCTGGCACTGGGCGCATCCGTCGAGGCCATCCTCGAGCGCTTCCACTACGTGCGCCCGGAGGGTCCGCCGTCCCTGCCGCACGAGCAGCAGGCGTGGACGGAGCTGCTGGCCCAGCGCTTCGACCTGGCCGTGCTCGACGGGGTCACCGAAGCGCTGTCGCTGGCCGGCATCGCGTCGAAGGACAACGACGCGGTGACGCTGTGGGTGCGCCGGGTGCCGCGGGCGATCGCGCACCGCACCGGCGCCGCCGTCGTCGTGATCGACCACGTCGTCAAGGACAGCGACAGCCGCGGCCGCTACGCGATCGGCGGGCAGGCGAAGCTGGCCGCCCTCGACGGCGCCGCCTACGTCGTCGACGTCGTCCAGCCGCTGGGCCGCGGACTGCGCGGCGTGCTGTCGCTGCGCGTGGCGAAAGACCGCCCCGGCGCCGTACGTGGCTTCGCCGGCAAGCCGCGCCGCGACCGCACTGCTGAAGCCGCCCGCGTCACAGTGGACAGCACCGGACCCGACGACCGGATCGTCGTCACCGTCGACCCGCCTGTAGCCGCGGCGCCGGCAGACGACGACCTCGGCGGCAGCAGGCCGTGGCGTCCGACCGCCCTCATGGAGAAGGTCTCTCGGCTGCTCGAGGACTCCCGCGACCCAGTGGTCGGCAGCACTGTCACCGCGGCGGTGCGCGGCAAGCGGACAGCTGTCAGCGCTGCCCTCGACCTGCTGGTCGCAGAGCAATACGTCGCCCGGGTCATGCACGGCCGAGCCCAGCGCCACCACTGCCTGCGCCCGTACCGACAGACCGATGACCCCCTGTCCGACCTCTACCAGCCGCGGGACGCATCCGACCTCGCGCAGCAGCCCCCGAGGGCCCTGGACGTCATGCGTCCTGCGTCCCGGGTTAACACCCGGGTCCGGGACGCATGA
- a CDS encoding MazG-like family protein, whose amino-acid sequence MTHDELQRDLESFAQARDWEQFHTPKNLVMALAGEVGELADLFQWLTPEESLTEFSVDAERRKDLEQEMADVFGYLLRLADVLNVDLEEALRTKMRVNATRYPVESSRGRATKYNKLENQ is encoded by the coding sequence GTGACTCACGATGAACTCCAGCGTGACCTGGAGAGCTTTGCGCAGGCGAGAGACTGGGAACAGTTTCACACTCCCAAGAACTTGGTCATGGCACTCGCTGGCGAGGTCGGCGAGTTGGCCGACCTGTTTCAGTGGCTCACGCCGGAGGAGAGCCTGACTGAGTTTTCGGTCGACGCTGAGCGTCGGAAGGACCTGGAGCAGGAAATGGCCGATGTCTTTGGCTACCTGCTCCGCCTCGCCGATGTGCTCAATGTCGACCTAGAGGAGGCGCTGCGCACGAAGATGAGAGTAAACGCGACGCGCTACCCAGTTGAATCGAGCCGAGGCCGAGCGACGAAGTACAACAAATTGGAGAATCAGTGA
- a CDS encoding SAF domain-containing protein — MPTAVPTKNRPGGADAATAGASGTRLPGPVRERRPALIAFGLVLVVGGALGSALVVHRSGDRVDVLVARHDIAPGELLTADDLGTARVAADGAATVPAGALANFVGTYATTRIPADTLVNRMGAQ; from the coding sequence ATGCCCACCGCCGTCCCGACGAAGAACCGCCCCGGGGGAGCCGACGCCGCGACCGCCGGCGCGTCCGGCACCCGCCTGCCCGGCCCGGTCCGCGAACGACGTCCCGCGCTCATCGCGTTCGGCCTCGTCCTCGTCGTCGGCGGTGCCCTCGGCAGCGCCCTCGTGGTGCACCGCAGCGGGGACCGCGTCGACGTCCTGGTCGCCCGGCACGACATCGCCCCCGGTGAGCTCCTCACCGCCGACGACCTCGGCACCGCCCGCGTCGCGGCCGACGGGGCGGCGACCGTCCCGGCCGGCGCCCTGGCGAACTTCGTCGGGACGTACGCCACGACCCGCATCCCCGCCGACACCCTCGTGAACCGCATGGGTGCGCAGTGA
- a CDS encoding AMP-binding protein, translating to MGDNTGTATVDDGFTTFSEEHAQGQLIPRIVDVALARAAHVLVADATTRLTGADLLRRAALVRDAVTAHHAGTGTAPQSAPVAVLRGHDAGAVAAVVGVVAAGHPVVVLDPTTPAPRLRHYVEAAGATLVVSDAERRETAAQVAGTVVDPDQDATRRRPDHVEAAAALLGTPAAPDDVAVIVYTSGSTGAPKGVACDHRSILHDTWVSSEGTGAYPAGSVVAHLLPMAFSAGVTPTLGCLLAGARQELFDPRRRPVTELPQFLARVGADVLLASPAILRGVIASLGPAGRLPGLKTVTMAGETVHGAELAAVRRAVGPQCVVRNRYGSTETWLMTEYPITGDDEAPEGATPVGWAVPGARLQVEREDGTLADEGTGRVVLTSRWLGGRYWRNPGKTAEVFSDNPDGSRTFRTSDVGTLGPDGCLRLLGRSDHSVKIRGLLVEPGEVDALLFAQPDVREALVVGRPNPRTGRTALVAYVVPDGPRPQASAIRAVVRENLPSHMVPEHVVFLDALPRTERGKLDRSALPEPARSSAPFEIPRSSWEEIVYEQFCAVLELEDLSIHDDFFELGGDSLAAEALVSRIEALGVPGVANLGTSRLAEAPTVASFAVAVRSTNRSTRPTLVPLRPEGGERPLFLVAGAGSAALALRTLAQRIAPGIPVLGLQANGLENKALPDWSVERIARRNVATVREQQPTGPYRVAGHSLGGLIALEMAHQLRRAGQEVELLAVVDSFPPDPALMPLPPQAGALARLKEGLSLALTGIKAHAGLGHYVRFFRQGNFLQRRYTTAPYPGRTLVLVAADDVDAGARRQWGPHLSGEHHVVEVPGEHMSILRDPRVDRPAELLSRWLRPDVVDLTGPALDGELADR from the coding sequence GTGGGGGACAACACCGGAACGGCAACCGTGGACGACGGGTTCACGACGTTCTCCGAGGAACACGCGCAGGGGCAGCTGATCCCGCGCATCGTCGACGTCGCGCTCGCCCGCGCCGCGCACGTCCTGGTGGCCGACGCCACCACGCGGCTCACCGGCGCCGACCTGCTGCGCCGCGCGGCGCTCGTGCGCGACGCCGTCACCGCCCACCACGCCGGGACCGGGACCGCGCCGCAGAGCGCCCCCGTGGCCGTCCTGCGCGGTCACGACGCGGGCGCGGTCGCGGCCGTGGTCGGCGTCGTCGCCGCCGGCCACCCCGTCGTCGTCCTGGACCCCACGACGCCCGCGCCCCGGCTGCGGCACTACGTCGAGGCGGCCGGGGCCACCCTCGTGGTCTCCGACGCCGAGCGCCGCGAGACGGCCGCGCAGGTCGCCGGGACCGTCGTCGACCCCGACCAGGACGCCACCCGCCGCCGCCCCGACCACGTCGAGGCCGCCGCCGCGCTGCTGGGCACGCCCGCCGCCCCCGACGACGTCGCCGTCATCGTCTACACCTCCGGGTCCACCGGCGCCCCCAAGGGCGTGGCGTGCGACCACCGCTCGATCCTGCACGACACCTGGGTCAGCTCCGAGGGCACCGGCGCCTACCCCGCCGGCAGCGTCGTCGCCCACCTGCTGCCCATGGCCTTCAGCGCCGGTGTCACCCCGACCCTGGGCTGCCTGCTCGCCGGGGCCCGGCAGGAGCTGTTCGACCCCCGCCGCCGGCCCGTCACCGAGCTGCCGCAGTTCCTCGCCCGGGTCGGCGCCGACGTCCTGCTCGCCTCGCCCGCGATCCTGCGCGGGGTCATCGCCTCCCTGGGTCCCGCCGGCCGCCTGCCGGGCCTGAAGACGGTCACGATGGCCGGGGAGACCGTCCACGGCGCCGAGCTCGCCGCCGTGCGCCGCGCCGTCGGCCCGCAGTGCGTGGTCCGCAACCGCTACGGCTCCACCGAGACGTGGCTCATGACCGAGTACCCCATCACCGGCGACGACGAGGCCCCCGAGGGCGCCACGCCCGTGGGCTGGGCCGTCCCCGGCGCGCGCCTGCAGGTCGAGCGCGAGGACGGCACCCTCGCCGACGAGGGCACCGGCCGCGTCGTGCTCACCTCCCGCTGGCTCGGCGGCCGGTACTGGAGGAACCCGGGGAAGACGGCGGAGGTGTTCTCCGACAACCCCGACGGCTCGCGCACCTTCCGCACGTCCGACGTCGGCACCCTGGGCCCCGACGGCTGCTTGCGGCTGCTGGGCCGCAGCGACCACAGCGTCAAGATCCGCGGGCTGCTCGTCGAGCCCGGGGAGGTCGACGCGCTGCTGTTCGCCCAGCCGGACGTGCGCGAGGCGCTCGTCGTCGGCCGGCCCAACCCGCGGACCGGGCGGACGGCGCTCGTCGCCTACGTCGTGCCCGACGGACCCCGCCCGCAGGCCTCGGCGATCCGCGCCGTGGTCCGCGAGAACCTGCCCTCGCACATGGTCCCGGAGCACGTGGTCTTCCTCGACGCGCTGCCCCGCACCGAGCGGGGCAAGCTCGACCGGTCCGCCCTGCCCGAGCCGGCGCGCAGCAGCGCCCCCTTCGAGATCCCCCGCTCCAGCTGGGAGGAGATCGTCTACGAGCAGTTCTGCGCCGTGCTCGAGCTCGAGGACCTCTCGATCCACGACGACTTCTTCGAGCTCGGCGGGGACTCGCTGGCGGCCGAGGCGCTCGTCAGCCGCATCGAGGCCCTCGGCGTGCCGGGCGTGGCGAACCTCGGCACCTCACGGCTGGCCGAGGCGCCCACGGTGGCCTCGTTCGCGGTGGCGGTGCGCTCGACGAACCGCAGCACCCGGCCCACGCTGGTGCCCCTGCGTCCCGAGGGCGGGGAACGTCCGCTGTTCCTCGTCGCCGGTGCCGGCAGCGCCGCCCTGGCCCTGCGCACCCTCGCCCAGCGCATCGCGCCGGGGATCCCGGTGCTCGGCCTGCAGGCCAACGGCCTGGAGAACAAGGCGCTGCCGGACTGGTCGGTGGAGCGCATCGCCCGCCGCAACGTGGCGACCGTCCGCGAGCAGCAGCCGACGGGCCCGTACCGGGTCGCCGGGCACTCCCTCGGCGGGCTCATCGCCCTGGAGATGGCCCACCAGCTGCGCCGCGCCGGGCAGGAGGTCGAGCTGCTCGCCGTGGTCGACTCCTTCCCGCCCGACCCCGCCCTCATGCCCCTCCCGCCGCAGGCGGGCGCCCTCGCCCGGCTCAAGGAGGGGCTGTCCCTGGCGCTGACGGGCATCAAGGCCCACGCGGGCCTGGGTCACTACGTGCGCTTCTTCCGCCAGGGGAACTTCCTGCAGCGCCGCTACACCACCGCCCCTTACCCGGGGCGGACCCTGGTGCTCGTGGCGGCCGACGACGTCGACGCCGGGGCCCGGCGGCAGTGGGGACCGCACCTCAGCGGTGAGCACCACGTCGTCGAGGTCCCCGGCGAGCACATGTCCATCCTGCGCGACCCCCGCGTCGACCGTCCGGCCGAGCTGCTCTCCCGGTGGCTGCGCCCGGACGTCGTCGACCTCACCGGGCCCGCCCTCGACGGGGAGCTCGCCGACCGCTGA
- a CDS encoding AAA family ATPase: MELGPQDGPTGRPLPTFPVPARLDHHGPARVISMCNQKGGVGKTTTTINLGAALAEYGRRVLLVDFDPQGALSAGLGVNPHELDKTVYQLLMERGTDVREVIRETAVEGLDLLPANIDLSAAEVQLVGEVARESVLARALRPALADYDVVLIDCQPSLGLLTVNALTASHGVLIPLECEFFALRGVALLVETIEKVQERLNPALEIDGILATMYDGRTLHSREVVTRVVDAFGDDVFHTVIGRTVKFPDATVAAEPITSYAGNHPGAEAYRQLARELVARGDAA, encoded by the coding sequence ATCGAGCTGGGGCCGCAGGACGGCCCCACGGGCCGCCCGCTGCCGACCTTCCCGGTCCCGGCCCGGCTGGACCACCACGGCCCGGCGCGCGTCATCTCCATGTGCAACCAGAAGGGCGGCGTCGGCAAGACGACGACGACCATCAACCTGGGGGCGGCGCTGGCCGAGTACGGCCGCCGCGTGCTGCTCGTCGACTTCGACCCCCAAGGCGCGTTGTCGGCCGGGCTGGGCGTCAACCCGCACGAGCTCGACAAGACGGTCTACCAGCTGCTCATGGAGCGCGGGACGGACGTGCGCGAGGTCATCCGCGAGACGGCCGTCGAGGGGCTGGACCTGCTGCCGGCCAACATCGACCTGTCCGCGGCCGAGGTCCAGCTCGTCGGCGAGGTCGCGCGCGAGAGCGTGCTGGCCCGCGCGCTGCGCCCGGCGCTGGCCGACTACGACGTGGTCCTCATCGACTGCCAGCCGTCCCTGGGGCTGCTGACGGTCAACGCGCTGACCGCCTCGCACGGCGTGCTCATCCCGCTGGAGTGCGAGTTCTTCGCCCTGCGCGGGGTCGCGCTGCTGGTGGAGACGATCGAGAAGGTGCAGGAGCGCCTCAACCCCGCCCTGGAGATCGACGGGATCCTGGCCACCATGTACGACGGCCGGACGCTGCACAGCCGCGAGGTCGTCACGCGCGTCGTGGACGCGTTCGGCGACGACGTGTTCCACACCGTCATCGGGCGCACCGTGAAGTTCCCGGACGCGACCGTCGCGGCCGAGCCCATCACCTCCTACGCGGGCAACCACCCGGGCGCGGAGGCGTACCGGCAGCTGGCCCGGGAACTCGTCGCCCGCGGCGACGCGGCCTGA